A single genomic interval of Halalkalibaculum roseum harbors:
- a CDS encoding DUF892 family protein gives MEKITSVKEFQTEVLKDLYNAEVLTVTELLYFKNLAERPDLKDLIQDYLYSCRSHITALEELLDDGNTPYFEDHCRTMKSLIRESKKLVEQCGNETVRELAIITALQRISTCKKTAYKSLLNSGAKTPEKKYQTRMKEIIQREYDMEVALENMIADNINFKMPAS, from the coding sequence ATGGAAAAGATTACCTCAGTAAAAGAATTCCAAACAGAAGTTCTTAAAGACCTATACAATGCAGAGGTATTGACTGTTACGGAGTTACTTTATTTCAAGAATCTGGCAGAACGACCTGATCTCAAAGATTTGATCCAAGATTATCTTTACAGCTGCAGGTCGCATATAACAGCCTTGGAGGAGTTACTGGATGACGGGAACACCCCCTACTTCGAAGATCATTGCCGAACGATGAAATCACTCATCCGGGAATCCAAAAAACTGGTCGAACAGTGTGGCAATGAAACAGTCAGAGAACTTGCAATTATTACTGCTCTTCAAAGAATCAGTACCTGTAAGAAAACAGCGTATAAATCACTGTTGAATTCCGGCGCCAAAACTCCAGAAAAGAAATATCAAACAAGGATGAAAGAAATTATTCAACGGGAGTATGATATGGAAGTAGCCTTAGAGAATATGATAGCTGATAACATAAACTTTAAAATGCCCGCATCATGA
- a CDS encoding Hsp20/alpha crystallin family protein: MKTLTKYSDMSPLEAIKRDMDLIFDDISPFSRIRRGNGGFGMELWAPDTDMSETENAYILTMDLPGLKKDDVDVSFTDNRLTISGERSRETKEEDKDFIRKERYLGKFSRAFTMPADVVEDKIKATFKNGVLTVDIPKAEVKKPKKVSID; encoded by the coding sequence ATGAAAACATTAACCAAATATTCAGATATGTCGCCGCTGGAAGCTATCAAAAGAGATATGGATCTCATCTTCGATGACATATCTCCATTTTCCAGGATACGGCGCGGTAACGGAGGCTTTGGCATGGAGCTGTGGGCTCCGGATACTGATATGAGTGAAACCGAAAACGCATATATACTGACTATGGACCTTCCCGGTCTGAAAAAAGATGATGTAGATGTCAGTTTCACAGATAATAGATTGACAATAAGTGGTGAGAGAAGCCGAGAAACCAAGGAAGAAGATAAAGACTTCATTCGAAAAGAGAGATACCTGGGTAAATTTTCACGGGCTTTCACTATGCCTGCTGACGTGGTGGAAGACAAGATTAAGGCAACATTCAAAAATGGAGTGTTGACTGTTGACATTCCTAAAGCAGAGGTTAAAAAGCCTAAGAAAGTAAGTATTGACTAG
- a CDS encoding PAS domain-containing sensor histidine kinase, which yields MGDKQRAGSSILHSQSFSAEDVLNNIYHAIIVTDLEGTIIYWNEGGERLFGYKSDEIIGKKASILYPKRRKNNFVDDLENLNEGGTMTGQWLGRHKNGAWVWLDIKTRLLKNQEGDPIGIVGSACDIAKQKKAESRLQESKALANAILETTVEGVITINPRGIILSFNKSAEEMFGYKEEELLGRNIKMLMPSPHKDRHDQYLKNYLSTGKKKIIGTDREVRGRRKDGSTFPMELSVSEVNWDNHKIFTGLIKDLTEKRELEREIIQISEEEKRRIGQDLHDGLGQMLTGIGLMSQNLAQKMEANGIPGSSELKEITEMIKEADNYARTLSHSLTPVEVESGSLTVSLEQLCRRARKLFDIKCKFEGNGDVKVDNQTAAIHLYRIAQEAISNAVKHGKADNIHVSLENLDDKIRMVVEDDGIGFEKAAEKGSKDGLGVHTMRYRAHMSGGDLQIGESSDGKTQIECLIPESDILIKTNKSDILL from the coding sequence ATGGGAGACAAACAAAGAGCAGGTTCTAGCATCCTACACTCGCAGAGCTTTTCTGCTGAAGATGTATTGAATAATATCTATCACGCCATCATTGTCACTGACCTTGAGGGAACTATTATTTATTGGAACGAGGGTGGAGAACGTTTGTTCGGTTACAAGAGCGACGAGATCATCGGGAAAAAAGCTTCTATCTTGTACCCCAAAAGGCGGAAGAATAATTTTGTGGATGATTTAGAAAATCTAAATGAGGGAGGTACCATGACCGGCCAGTGGCTTGGCAGGCATAAAAACGGAGCATGGGTCTGGTTGGATATAAAAACAAGGCTGTTGAAAAATCAAGAAGGGGATCCCATCGGCATTGTAGGATCGGCCTGTGATATTGCAAAACAGAAAAAAGCTGAATCCCGCCTGCAGGAGAGCAAGGCTCTTGCAAACGCCATACTTGAAACTACGGTAGAAGGCGTGATTACAATAAATCCCAGGGGTATCATTCTAAGCTTCAACAAATCGGCTGAAGAGATGTTTGGCTACAAAGAAGAAGAGTTGCTCGGCCGGAACATCAAGATGCTAATGCCATCTCCGCATAAGGATCGTCATGATCAATATCTGAAAAACTATCTGAGCACCGGTAAGAAAAAGATTATCGGTACGGATCGGGAGGTAAGAGGAAGGAGAAAGGATGGCTCTACCTTCCCTATGGAACTTTCGGTAAGTGAAGTTAACTGGGACAATCACAAAATATTTACCGGGCTGATTAAAGACCTGACTGAGAAAAGAGAACTGGAACGTGAAATTATTCAAATCAGCGAAGAGGAGAAGCGACGCATAGGACAGGATCTGCATGATGGGTTGGGTCAGATGCTTACCGGTATCGGGCTGATGAGTCAGAACCTTGCCCAGAAAATGGAAGCCAATGGCATACCCGGCTCTTCCGAGCTTAAAGAAATTACAGAAATGATCAAGGAAGCGGATAATTATGCCCGTACGTTATCTCACAGCCTGACCCCGGTAGAAGTTGAGTCAGGCAGCCTAACCGTTTCTCTGGAACAGTTATGTAGGAGGGCTAGAAAATTGTTCGATATTAAATGCAAGTTTGAAGGAAATGGGGATGTTAAAGTGGACAATCAAACTGCGGCCATACATCTGTATCGTATCGCCCAGGAAGCGATAAGCAATGCCGTGAAGCACGGGAAAGCAGATAACATACATGTAAGCCTGGAAAACCTGGATGACAAAATCAGAATGGTTGTGGAAGATGACGGTATAGGTTTTGAAAAAGCAGCCGAAAAGGGTTCAAAAGACGGTTTAGGCGTACACACTATGCGTTACCGGGCACATATGTCGGGCGGGGATCTTCAGATAGGGGAAAGCAGCGATGGCAAAACACAAATCGAATGTCTCATACCTGAATCAGACATTCTGATCAAAACCAACAAATCGGATATCCTATTATGA
- a CDS encoding response regulator transcription factor, whose amino-acid sequence MSNEYKKRIVIVDDHPMMQKGLAMTLEAEHGIEVLKQFSHAEAFLQEFDTLSPDLAIIDISLPGMSGLELVKHLSTLDHELKMLVVSRHDESLYAERVIRAGAHGYLMKLEAGEKLLKAVKKVLKGGIYVSEEVSEKLLMGMARGQKEINDSPIDQLSDRELEVFEFTGKGNTTREIAEKLHLSVKTVESYRARIKTKLNLDNATELMMHAVKWVEGENNRNSEVNIDVE is encoded by the coding sequence ATGAGTAACGAATATAAAAAACGAATAGTTATTGTCGATGATCATCCCATGATGCAAAAAGGGCTGGCGATGACGCTGGAAGCGGAGCACGGCATTGAGGTGCTAAAGCAATTCAGCCATGCCGAGGCATTTTTGCAGGAGTTCGATACTTTATCTCCGGACCTGGCTATTATTGATATATCCCTTCCCGGGATGAGCGGTCTCGAACTCGTAAAACATCTTTCAACGCTTGACCATGAGCTTAAAATGCTGGTCGTTTCACGTCATGACGAGTCTCTTTACGCAGAAAGAGTTATACGGGCAGGTGCTCACGGCTACCTGATGAAGCTGGAGGCAGGAGAAAAACTGCTTAAAGCGGTCAAGAAAGTATTGAAGGGTGGCATCTATGTCAGTGAAGAAGTCAGCGAAAAATTACTGATGGGCATGGCCAGAGGTCAAAAGGAGATAAACGATTCACCTATCGACCAATTGAGTGACCGTGAACTCGAAGTCTTTGAATTTACTGGCAAGGGTAATACTACACGCGAGATAGCTGAAAAGCTGCATCTTTCGGTTAAAACGGTGGAGTCGTACCGAGCCCGCATCAAGACCAAACTGAACCTGGACAATGCTACCGAATTGATGATGCATGCCGTGAAATGGGTAGAAGGAGAGAACAACAGGAATAGCGAAGTCAATATTGATGTCGAGTGA
- a CDS encoding ferritin-like domain-containing protein: MKNVEIFDLYDLLMEQLRDLYDGEQQQLEILPKLDELADSFELEEIVEYHRKETIRQKDRLEKIFRLLKEEPEGESCDGIKGLIRETLKLARRCKNPEVRDASIITSLQHINHYEMAGYGTAIAYAKQLNRHDLAELLLETLREEKASDMGLSEIAENHINPDAKWSFIVEKAGKEKV, translated from the coding sequence ATGAAAAATGTAGAAATTTTTGATCTGTATGATCTATTAATGGAACAGCTCCGGGATCTGTATGACGGAGAACAGCAGCAGCTCGAGATTTTGCCAAAGCTCGATGAGCTTGCCGACTCTTTTGAACTGGAAGAGATTGTGGAGTATCACCGCAAGGAAACCATACGGCAAAAAGATAGGCTGGAAAAGATTTTCAGACTTTTGAAAGAAGAACCCGAAGGCGAATCCTGTGACGGTATCAAAGGATTGATCCGCGAGACTTTGAAGCTGGCAAGGCGCTGCAAAAATCCGGAAGTACGTGACGCATCTATTATTACTTCTCTGCAGCATATCAATCACTATGAAATGGCTGGATACGGTACGGCCATTGCTTATGCCAAACAGTTAAATCGTCATGACCTGGCTGAATTGCTGCTGGAGACACTACGCGAAGAAAAAGCCAGCGATATGGGGCTCAGTGAAATTGCTGAAAACCATATTAATCCCGATGCAAAATGGTCATTTATTGTAGAAAAAGCAGGAAAAGAGAAGGTTTAA
- a CDS encoding YgaP family membrane protein yields MRYNTGKLDRLLRVITSLIIIAAGIAYQSLWGLIGIIPLVSGISGFCPLYSIFGISTCHYTIDSQKSERFNL; encoded by the coding sequence ATGAGATATAATACAGGAAAGTTAGACAGGTTGCTGCGCGTTATCACATCCCTCATTATAATTGCTGCCGGCATTGCATACCAGAGCCTATGGGGGCTTATCGGAATCATCCCATTGGTGTCGGGAATCTCGGGATTTTGCCCGCTCTATTCCATTTTTGGAATATCAACCTGTCATTACACTATTGATTCACAAAAATCGGAACGGTTTAACTTATAA